In Nostoc edaphicum CCNP1411, a genomic segment contains:
- a CDS encoding O-acetylhomoserine aminocarboxypropyltransferase/cysteine synthase family protein, with amino-acid sequence MSEKYRFETLQVHAGQEPDVGTNARAVPIYQTTSYVFDDADHGARLFALQEFGNIYTRIMNPTTDVFEKRIAALEGGVAALATSSGQAAQFLALSTIAQAGDNIVSTSFLYGGTYNQFKVALPRLGINVKFVEGDEVEKFRQAIDDRTKALYVETIGNPQFNIPDFVALAQIAHENGIPLIVDNTFGAGGYLARPIEHGADIVVESATKWIGGHGTSIGGVIVDSGKFDWGNGKFPVFTEPSPGYHGLVFQEVFGVGSQFGNIAFIIRARVEGLRDFGPSLSPFNAFLLLQGLETLSLRVDRHVSNALELAQWLEKQPQVAWVNYPGLPHHPYHERAKKYLRHGFGGVLNFGIKGGLEAGKTFINHVKLASHLANVGDAKTLVIHPASTTHQQLSDTEQLSAGVTSDLVRVSVGIEHIDDIKEDFEQAFQFISH; translated from the coding sequence ATGTCTGAAAAATATCGCTTTGAAACATTGCAAGTCCATGCGGGACAAGAACCAGATGTAGGAACTAATGCCCGCGCTGTACCGATTTATCAAACAACGTCATACGTTTTCGATGATGCGGATCATGGGGCGCGATTGTTTGCGCTGCAAGAGTTTGGCAACATTTACACGCGGATCATGAATCCGACAACGGATGTATTTGAAAAGCGAATTGCTGCTTTAGAGGGGGGTGTAGCAGCGTTAGCTACCTCTAGCGGTCAGGCGGCGCAGTTCTTGGCTTTAAGTACGATCGCACAAGCTGGGGATAATATTGTTTCCACCAGTTTTTTATATGGGGGAACCTATAACCAATTTAAAGTTGCTTTACCACGTTTAGGGATAAATGTCAAATTTGTCGAAGGAGACGAGGTAGAAAAATTTCGTCAGGCGATCGACGATCGCACAAAAGCATTGTATGTGGAAACCATCGGCAATCCCCAATTCAATATTCCCGACTTTGTTGCCTTAGCCCAAATTGCTCATGAAAATGGGATTCCCCTGATTGTCGATAATACCTTTGGGGCTGGCGGATATCTGGCTCGACCAATTGAACACGGTGCAGATATCGTAGTCGAATCTGCAACTAAGTGGATTGGTGGTCACGGCACTTCTATCGGTGGCGTAATTGTCGATTCTGGCAAATTTGACTGGGGTAATGGCAAATTTCCCGTCTTTACTGAACCATCCCCCGGTTATCATGGGTTGGTTTTTCAAGAAGTATTTGGTGTAGGTAGTCAATTTGGTAATATTGCCTTCATTATCCGTGCCAGAGTAGAAGGGTTAAGGGATTTTGGCCCCTCATTGAGTCCATTTAACGCCTTTCTATTATTACAGGGATTAGAAACTCTTTCTCTGCGTGTAGACCGCCATGTGAGCAACGCTTTAGAATTAGCCCAGTGGTTAGAAAAGCAACCACAAGTAGCATGGGTCAATTATCCAGGACTTCCCCATCACCCTTATCATGAACGAGCCAAAAAATATCTCAGACACGGATTTGGCGGTGTCTTAAATTTTGGTATCAAGGGCGGATTAGAAGCGGGTAAAACCTTTATTAATCATGTCAAATTAGCAAGTCATTTAGCAAACGTTGGGGATGCTAAAACCCTCGTTATTCATCCTGCTTCCACAACCCATCAACAACTAAGTGATACGGAACAACTTTCCGCCGGTGTGACATCTGATTTGGTGCGTGTATCAGTGGGTATTGAACACATCGACGATATCAAAGAAGATTTTGAGCAAGCATTTCAATTTATTAGTCATTAG
- the metX gene encoding homoserine O-acetyltransferase MetX produces the protein MNYQHFISPQTQYYHLPMPFELEKGEVLTGVQVAYRTWGKLNLEGDNGVLICHALTGSADADDWWEGLLGSKKALDSDRDFIVCSNILGSCYGTTGATSINPQTGIRYGGSFPAITIRDMVHLQAALIKYLGIKSLQLVIGGSLGGMQVLEWALLYPEIVQAIAPIATSGRHSAWCIGLSEAQRQAIYADPNWLGGEYTSEQPPNQGLAVARMMAMSAYRSWQTFTDRFGRQYDASADQFAIASYLQHHGQKLVQRFDANTYITLTQAMDSHDIAQGQDYKSVLQSIEQPALVVAIDSDILYPPIEQQELADLIPNAQLGLLKSIYGHDAFLIDIEALNELLINFRQAFILFLVIKLALGYQF, from the coding sequence ATGAATTATCAGCACTTCATTTCACCACAAACTCAGTATTATCATTTGCCGATGCCATTTGAGTTAGAAAAAGGTGAAGTTTTAACTGGGGTTCAGGTCGCTTATCGGACTTGGGGAAAATTAAACTTAGAAGGCGATAATGGAGTGTTAATTTGTCATGCTTTAACTGGTTCGGCTGATGCGGATGACTGGTGGGAAGGTTTGTTAGGTTCAAAAAAAGCACTGGATAGCGATCGCGATTTTATTGTATGCAGCAATATTTTGGGAAGTTGTTATGGCACTACCGGAGCAACTAGCATCAATCCCCAAACAGGAATCCGTTATGGCGGCTCATTTCCAGCGATTACGATTCGGGATATGGTTCACTTACAAGCTGCACTGATTAAATATTTGGGAATTAAATCTTTACAGCTAGTCATTGGCGGGTCACTCGGTGGGATGCAGGTACTAGAATGGGCATTATTATATCCAGAAATTGTACAGGCGATCGCACCTATAGCCACTTCCGGTAGACATTCAGCTTGGTGTATTGGGTTGAGTGAAGCTCAAAGACAAGCTATCTATGCTGATCCCAATTGGCTTGGGGGTGAGTATACATCAGAACAGCCACCAAACCAAGGATTAGCTGTAGCGCGGATGATGGCGATGAGTGCTTACCGTTCTTGGCAGACCTTTACAGATCGTTTTGGACGACAGTATGATGCTTCTGCTGACCAATTTGCGATCGCTAGCTACTTACAACATCATGGTCAAAAGCTAGTACAGAGATTTGATGCCAATACTTACATCACTCTCACTCAAGCAATGGATAGTCATGATATTGCTCAAGGTCAAGACTATAAATCTGTTTTGCAAAGCATTGAACAACCTGCTTTAGTTGTTGCTATTGATTCTGACATTCTTTATCCGCCGATAGAACAACAAGAATTAGCAGATTTAATTCCTAATGCTCAACTAGGTTTGCTGAAATCAATTTATGGTCACGATGCTTTTTTAATTGATATAGAAGCCCTGAATGAGCTATTAATTAACTTTCGACAAGCTTTCATACTCTTCCTCGTTATTAAACTCGCGCTCGGCTATCAATTTTAA
- a CDS encoding NUDIX hydrolase: MKNNPFKLIPACYLILIKDDKILLIRRFNTGYEDGNYSVVAGLVDGNETFVQAIVREAKEEVGIDLNIQDLEVVHIIHRKDSGEEWIDAFILANKWKYEPENMEPQKCDDLGWFEIEALPKNIVQYVKHAIENIKKGIFYSEYGW; encoded by the coding sequence ATGAAAAATAATCCATTTAAGCTGATACCGGCCTGTTACTTAATTTTGATTAAGGATGACAAAATATTACTTATTAGACGTTTTAACACAGGATATGAAGATGGAAACTATAGTGTTGTTGCCGGTTTAGTAGATGGAAATGAAACTTTTGTCCAGGCTATAGTCAGAGAAGCAAAAGAAGAAGTGGGAATAGATTTAAATATACAAGACTTGGAAGTAGTTCATATTATTCATCGCAAAGATTCTGGGGAGGAATGGATTGATGCTTTTATTTTGGCAAATAAATGGAAATATGAACCTGAAAATATGGAGCCTCAAAAATGTGACGACTTAGGTTGGTTTGAAATTGAAGCTCTTCCCAAAAATATAGTTCAATACGTAAAACACGCAATTGAAAATATAAAAAAAGGAATCTTTTATAGCGAGTATGGTTGGTAA
- a CDS encoding amidase — protein MSEIADLSTSQLLSLYGDRQLSPVAVTKAALERINTYNNSVNAFAIVDEKTALAEAQASEVRWLNGNPLGLVDGIPFTAKDLLLTKGLPTRRGSKAIIVNQPWEEDAPAVARLREQGAVLLGKTTTSEFGWKGVTESQLTGITRNPWNLNLTPGGSSGGAAVAAALGMGTLHLGTDGGGSSRTPAALTGVFGFKPTFGRVAGYPSAHTGNLFHVGVLVRTVTDAAVALNVIAHPDVRDWYALPDDQQDYTSDLDKGVAGLRIAYSPNFGYAEVDSEVAALVKAAVDVFSKLGAIVEEVDPGFVNPRLIFQTFWQAGASKLLRGFSPEQQAVIEEGLQSIAQIGDRLTLAEYLSAQDAREALARQMQRFHQNYDLLITPTLPVVAFPVGQNRPLSYIDNPQRDWSPFSYPFNLTQQPAASVPCGFTKNGLPVGIQIVAAKYQDLLVLQAAKAYESVSPFIMPLTASN, from the coding sequence ATGTCAGAAATTGCCGATTTATCTACTTCTCAACTGTTATCGCTCTATGGCGATCGCCAATTGTCACCAGTTGCAGTCACCAAAGCAGCCCTAGAACGAATCAATACTTACAATAACTCAGTTAACGCCTTTGCGATCGTAGATGAAAAGACTGCTTTGGCTGAAGCCCAAGCTTCAGAAGTGCGTTGGTTAAATGGAAATCCCCTTGGCTTGGTGGATGGAATACCCTTTACTGCTAAAGATTTACTGTTAACCAAGGGTTTGCCAACGCGCCGAGGAAGTAAAGCGATTATCGTCAATCAACCTTGGGAAGAAGATGCACCTGCGGTAGCCCGTTTACGGGAACAGGGAGCAGTTTTATTAGGAAAAACCACAACCTCTGAATTTGGTTGGAAAGGTGTCACCGAAAGTCAACTAACTGGTATCACTCGCAATCCCTGGAATTTAAACTTGACTCCTGGAGGAAGTAGTGGTGGGGCGGCTGTCGCTGCTGCATTGGGAATGGGAACACTGCATCTCGGTACAGATGGCGGCGGATCATCCAGAACACCGGCGGCGTTAACAGGTGTGTTTGGTTTCAAACCGACTTTTGGACGTGTGGCTGGCTATCCATCAGCCCATACGGGAAATTTGTTTCATGTTGGCGTTTTGGTTCGCACTGTCACTGATGCAGCTGTCGCATTAAATGTTATTGCCCATCCTGATGTGCGTGATTGGTATGCTTTACCAGATGATCAACAAGACTATACTTCTGATTTAGATAAAGGTGTAGCCGGATTGAGAATTGCTTACAGTCCTAACTTTGGCTACGCTGAAGTTGATTCAGAGGTAGCTGCTTTAGTTAAAGCCGCAGTAGATGTTTTTTCCAAACTCGGTGCGATTGTCGAAGAAGTCGATCCAGGTTTTGTAAATCCTCGCCTGATTTTTCAAACTTTTTGGCAAGCTGGCGCATCTAAGTTATTACGTGGCTTTAGTCCAGAACAACAAGCTGTAATTGAAGAAGGTTTGCAGAGTATTGCTCAAATAGGCGATCGCCTCACTTTAGCAGAATATCTCAGCGCCCAAGATGCGCGGGAAGCTTTGGCAAGACAAATGCAAAGATTTCATCAAAACTATGATTTACTGATTACTCCCACCTTACCTGTAGTTGCTTTTCCTGTTGGACAAAATCGACCCCTGTCATATATTGACAATCCGCAACGAGATTGGTCGCCTTTTTCTTATCCTTTTAATCTCACACAGCAACCTGCTGCATCTGTACCTTGTGGCTTCACCAAAAATGGTTTGCCTGTAGGTATACAAATTGTTGCTGCAAAATATCAAGATTTACTAGTCTTGCAAGCAGCTAAAGCTTATGAAAGTGTTTCTCCTTTCATCATGCCGTTAACAGCAAGTAATTGA
- a CDS encoding GNAT family N-acetyltransferase: MSNIRIASEESEILQCFPIIKQLRSHLTEQGFIQQVQRQNVDYGYQLCYLEEAGKLHCVAGFRISECLSNGKYLYIDDLVTDELHRSRGFGEKVFEWLINYARLNGCNEIGLESGVQRFAAHRFYMKQGMHISSYHFSVSLT, from the coding sequence GTGAGCAACATCAGAATAGCAAGTGAGGAGAGTGAAATACTGCAATGTTTCCCAATTATCAAGCAATTGCGTTCACATCTGACTGAGCAAGGATTTATTCAGCAGGTTCAGCGCCAGAATGTTGATTATGGTTATCAGCTTTGTTATCTAGAAGAAGCTGGAAAATTGCACTGTGTTGCTGGGTTCAGAATATCGGAATGTTTGTCTAATGGAAAATATTTATATATTGATGATTTAGTGACTGATGAGTTGCATCGATCGCGTGGATTTGGTGAAAAGGTGTTTGAATGGCTCATCAACTATGCTCGTTTAAATGGCTGCAACGAAATTGGGCTGGAATCTGGAGTTCAAAGATTTGCTGCACATCGATTTTACATGAAGCAGGGAATGCATATCTCTAGCTACCATTTCTCAGTCTCGCTCACATAG
- a CDS encoding Mrp/NBP35 family ATP-binding protein, giving the protein MTTAHQQEIVQLLKQIIEPTLNNDIVSLGMVRNLRIVDDYIYLRLYIGSHQHQLQPEIQSKLSFLSWCKKTYIQICTIPGVRTTLGISSGKGGVGKSTTAVNIAAALQLQGAKVGLLDADVYGPNIPQMLGLGKADIQVINTPTGDKFLPLKAQGIKIMSVGLLAEANRPLAWRGPVLHKIITQFLQDVEWGELDYLLIDLPPGTGDAQITIIQESPICGVILVTTPQQVAVADVRRNIYMFRQVGVPVLGIIENMSYLICGDCGSRTPIFGSGGGEQLAAELLAPLLGQIPIDPRICSGGDTGNPIAISEQASPASEVFRKIAIAIGLSFAHRT; this is encoded by the coding sequence ATGACTACAGCACATCAGCAAGAAATCGTCCAATTGCTCAAGCAGATTATCGAACCTACCTTAAATAATGACATCGTTAGTTTAGGAATGGTACGAAACTTACGCATAGTTGATGACTATATTTACTTACGTTTATATATTGGTTCTCATCAGCACCAATTACAGCCAGAAATTCAATCTAAATTGTCATTTCTATCTTGGTGTAAAAAAACTTATATTCAAATTTGTACAATTCCTGGCGTGAGAACAACTCTAGGCATCTCTAGCGGTAAAGGTGGTGTGGGTAAATCCACAACAGCCGTTAATATAGCCGCAGCTTTACAATTACAAGGTGCAAAAGTAGGACTATTAGATGCTGATGTTTATGGCCCCAATATTCCCCAAATGTTAGGTTTAGGGAAAGCTGATATTCAAGTGATTAATACTCCCACAGGTGATAAGTTTTTACCTCTAAAAGCTCAAGGAATAAAAATAATGTCAGTGGGTTTACTTGCAGAAGCAAATCGCCCTTTAGCATGGCGGGGGCCTGTATTGCATAAAATTATCACGCAATTTTTGCAAGATGTAGAATGGGGCGAATTAGATTATTTATTGATAGATTTACCTCCTGGTACAGGTGATGCTCAAATTACAATTATCCAAGAAAGCCCAATTTGCGGAGTCATTTTAGTGACGACTCCTCAACAAGTGGCTGTTGCAGATGTACGACGTAATATATATATGTTTCGCCAAGTGGGTGTTCCTGTGCTTGGCATTATTGAAAATATGAGTTATTTAATTTGCGGTGATTGTGGTTCACGCACACCGATTTTTGGTAGTGGTGGTGGTGAACAACTGGCCGCAGAATTACTTGCGCCTCTGTTGGGACAAATTCCCATTGATCCCCGCATTTGTAGCGGTGGAGATACTGGAAATCCGATCGCAATTAGTGAACAAGCTTCTCCAGCCAGTGAGGTTTTTAGAAAAATTGCGATCGCCATAGGCTTAAGCTTCGCTCATCGCACTTAA
- a CDS encoding HEAT repeat domain-containing protein yields the protein MNDDLKDWLEMLRSPDVNDRLVAVKTLQHLGDEETIDALIIALKDENIAVQKIAIAALWEIANPVAIPALIESLGSADTDIRTEAASALNELVTQDELLLLLDKLQSNDINLQLNILVLLRKVHDIQSLPEILPFLESKNPELREAAVTTLRYINQLEKCPQALNLIFDEEASVRRAAALTLEHLQDAEVITILCQALTNDSNWQVRRNAAKSLAIHENQQATSALEIALSDEHWQVRKSAAQALQKIPDIQVIPRLIQALTDEYADVRKEAAIALGNLAHPDVINPLQQALDDPDKEVSIQAQRAIQKIKTDRIVSREQ from the coding sequence ATGAATGATGACCTCAAAGATTGGCTAGAAATGCTGCGATCTCCTGATGTAAATGACCGCTTAGTAGCCGTCAAAACCTTACAACATTTAGGCGATGAAGAAACAATAGACGCTTTAATTATCGCTTTGAAAGATGAAAATATTGCTGTTCAGAAAATAGCGATCGCTGCTCTTTGGGAAATTGCTAATCCCGTTGCCATCCCTGCCTTAATTGAAAGCCTCGGTTCAGCAGATACAGATATTCGCACTGAAGCTGCATCAGCATTAAACGAGTTAGTTACACAAGATGAATTGTTACTTTTACTAGATAAACTCCAAAGTAATGATATAAATCTTCAATTAAATATTTTAGTGCTTTTGCGGAAGGTACATGATATTCAATCTTTACCCGAAATTTTACCATTTTTAGAATCAAAAAATCCTGAGTTAAGAGAAGCAGCCGTTACGACACTGCGATATATCAATCAACTAGAAAAATGTCCACAAGCTTTAAATTTAATCTTTGATGAGGAAGCAAGTGTACGTCGTGCTGCTGCTTTAACTTTAGAACATTTACAAGATGCAGAAGTGATTACAATACTTTGTCAAGCACTTACAAATGATAGCAACTGGCAAGTTCGCCGTAATGCAGCCAAATCTCTGGCTATTCATGAAAATCAACAAGCAACTTCAGCATTAGAAATAGCTTTAAGTGATGAACATTGGCAAGTACGCAAATCAGCAGCACAAGCTTTGCAAAAAATCCCAGATATTCAAGTTATACCGAGATTAATCCAAGCATTAACAGATGAATATGCAGATGTTCGCAAAGAAGCTGCGATCGCACTTGGTAATTTAGCTCATCCTGATGTTATTAACCCACTGCAACAAGCCTTAGATGACCCTGACAAAGAAGTGTCGATCCAAGCGCAACGGGCAATTCAGAAGATTAAAACAGATAGAATAGTCTCAAGGGAGCAGTGA
- a CDS encoding 4Fe-4S dicluster domain-containing protein → MALITQRIDVPVIVDESKCLEKCTACIEVCPLDVLAKNPETGKAYMKYDECWFCLPCEKECPTNAITVQIPFLLR, encoded by the coding sequence ATGGCTTTAATCACACAAAGAATAGATGTTCCTGTCATCGTTGATGAATCGAAATGTTTAGAAAAATGTACAGCTTGTATTGAGGTTTGTCCTTTAGATGTGTTGGCGAAAAATCCAGAGACAGGCAAAGCTTACATGAAATATGATGAGTGTTGGTTTTGTCTACCTTGTGAAAAAGAATGTCCTACTAATGCAATTACAGTACAAATTCCCTTTTTATTACGTTAA
- a CDS encoding VOC family protein, which yields MITGVNHITLSVRDLEKSLTFYTNVLGFRLLAKWTKGAYLSAGDIWLALILDQKVRESPIPEYTHIGLTVSIEDFPILSQHIQQSGAKIWQENQSEGASLYFLDPNDHKLEIHASDLDTRIKTAKASPWEGLEFFV from the coding sequence ATGATTACTGGAGTTAACCACATTACTTTATCTGTCAGAGATTTAGAGAAATCTCTCACTTTCTATACCAATGTGCTAGGTTTTCGCTTACTGGCAAAATGGACTAAAGGTGCTTATCTTTCGGCTGGTGACATTTGGTTGGCATTGATTTTAGACCAGAAAGTTCGAGAAAGTCCTATACCTGAATATACCCATATTGGTCTGACTGTTTCTATTGAAGATTTTCCTATTCTTAGCCAACACATTCAACAATCAGGGGCAAAAATTTGGCAAGAAAATCAATCCGAAGGTGCTTCTTTGTATTTCCTTGATCCAAATGACCATAAACTGGAAATTCATGCTTCTGATTTAGACACCAGAATCAAAACTGCTAAAGCATCTCCGTGGGAAGGATTAGAATTTTTCGTTTAA
- a CDS encoding GNAT family N-acetyltransferase, translating into MTIKMTIGQTIKIRKAEIKDVERIASLCEQLEYSVTNQQIEQRLTKIKNNDAHLVYVATLEDEYVIGWAHAHISELIIIPTQAIIFGLVVDKNYRHNGIGRLLMQQVEQWANMLGCEGVILRSNIKRKEAHFFYEKIGYTNIKQSVTFYKKLQSQE; encoded by the coding sequence ATGACAATTAAAATGACTATAGGTCAGACAATTAAAATTAGAAAAGCTGAGATTAAAGATGTAGAAAGAATTGCTAGTCTTTGCGAACAACTTGAGTATTCTGTGACAAATCAACAAATAGAGCAACGCCTTACTAAAATTAAAAATAACGATGCTCATCTTGTGTATGTTGCCACTCTAGAAGATGAATATGTAATTGGTTGGGCACACGCTCATATTTCAGAATTAATAATTATTCCTACCCAAGCAATCATTTTCGGTTTAGTGGTAGATAAAAATTATCGACATAATGGAATTGGAAGGCTTTTAATGCAACAAGTTGAACAGTGGGCTAATATGCTTGGCTGTGAAGGAGTCATACTCCGTTCTAATATTAAACGTAAAGAGGCTCACTTTTTTTATGAAAAAATTGGTTATACGAATATCAAACAGTCGGTGACATTCTATAAAAAATTGCAGTCTCAAGAGTAA
- a CDS encoding class I SAM-dependent methyltransferase produces MSIYNSIGQQYSKTRIPDIRIVNQLIDLLNLPKGSIIADIGAGTGGYSLALANRGFLVNAIEPSLIMQQQAVKHPQVKWFTGYAENLPLPDKSVDGVVSILAIHHFTHLEKAFQEMQRIIRDGAIILLSFDIRFAQKIWLYDYFPFLWEDALRFLPLNEQINLIQRSTKRRVEAIPLLLPYDLSDLFAAAAWRRPELYLQPEVRAGISSFALGNQDLINKGLQLLAADLSSGEWVNKYGDVRNLMEIDLGYRFIRATLNN; encoded by the coding sequence ATGTCTATTTATAACTCAATTGGTCAACAATATTCAAAAACTCGCATTCCTGATATCCGCATTGTAAATCAACTAATTGATTTACTCAATTTACCCAAAGGTAGCATTATTGCTGATATTGGTGCTGGTACTGGTGGTTACAGTTTAGCCCTAGCTAACAGAGGATTTCTTGTTAATGCTATTGAACCTTCTTTAATAATGCAACAACAAGCAGTAAAACATCCACAAGTTAAGTGGTTCACTGGCTATGCAGAAAATTTACCTCTACCAGATAAGTCTGTTGATGGCGTTGTAAGTATCCTAGCAATTCATCACTTTACTCATCTCGAAAAAGCGTTTCAAGAAATGCAACGAATTATTAGAGATGGAGCAATCATTTTGCTAAGTTTTGATATTAGGTTTGCTCAGAAAATATGGCTTTATGATTATTTTCCGTTTTTGTGGGAAGATGCTTTACGATTTTTACCACTTAACGAACAGATTAATTTAATTCAAAGGAGTACTAAAAGGCGTGTTGAAGCTATACCACTTTTGTTACCATACGATTTATCTGATTTATTCGCAGCAGCAGCCTGGAGACGACCAGAGTTATATCTTCAACCAGAAGTACGTGCGGGAATATCATCTTTTGCGTTAGGCAATCAAGATTTAATAAATAAAGGATTACAGTTATTGGCAGCAGATTTAAGTAGTGGTGAATGGGTAAATAAATATGGTGATGTTCGTAATTTAATGGAGATTGATTTGGGTTATCGTTTTATCCGCGCAACATTGAATAACTGA
- a CDS encoding HAD family hydrolase: MSYKVIIFDLDNTLLNFELCERQAILGALKVCGISLDLHGINETSFLQVYETYNSKYWSQRETFSPDELIEMSYRDTFAHLDIQTDKSSNISQSFWHIFNNSAVMEPDVNEVLNALARSYRLAVITNGFVSSQIPRMQAAGIEHFFEEIVVSEAIGFAKPPPEIFHHALSKLDLTPAEVLYVGDSLTHDYAGAMQVNIDFCYYNRKNQNLIQEVQPKFMICELLKLVELVN; the protein is encoded by the coding sequence ATGAGTTATAAAGTAATAATTTTCGATCTCGATAATACACTATTAAATTTTGAGCTATGTGAACGCCAAGCTATACTCGGAGCGCTGAAAGTTTGTGGAATATCTTTAGACTTACATGGAATAAATGAAACTAGTTTTCTTCAAGTATATGAAACTTATAATTCCAAGTATTGGAGTCAGCGAGAAACTTTTTCTCCTGATGAGTTAATAGAGATGTCTTATCGAGATACATTTGCTCACTTAGATATACAAACAGATAAAAGTAGTAATATTAGTCAAAGTTTTTGGCATATTTTTAATAATTCAGCCGTAATGGAACCTGATGTAAATGAAGTATTAAACGCTCTTGCACGTAGTTATCGTTTGGCTGTCATCACCAACGGTTTTGTATCATCGCAAATACCGAGAATGCAAGCTGCGGGAATTGAGCATTTTTTTGAGGAAATTGTAGTTTCTGAAGCAATTGGTTTTGCTAAACCACCTCCTGAAATATTTCATCATGCGTTATCGAAATTAGATTTAACACCAGCAGAAGTCCTTTACGTAGGAGATTCTCTCACTCATGACTATGCGGGAGCAATGCAAGTTAATATTGATTTTTGCTATTACAACCGAAAAAACCAGAATTTAATACAGGAAGTGCAACCAAAGTTTATGATATGTGAACTATTAAAATTGGTAGAATTGGTTAACTAA
- a CDS encoding HAD family hydrolase codes for MKYLFWDFDHTLGYRDGMWSETLHSILQHHGIHNIDVEDIRPFVNIGFTWHSPETPHSLLLNGKTWWEYMNEYFAEIYEKVGINRTQAIKYASQVQNEYKDLEKWHLYDDVISTLQDAITNNYKNIILSNHIPELHEIIDKLNITKYFEGIYTSGKIGHEKPSLKFYDYVINDLNIEKKECVMIGDSYHADIAGALRADIQAILVRKPNDKNYKLYSQDFREILKIIRKISTI; via the coding sequence ATGAAATATCTATTTTGGGATTTTGATCATACACTAGGTTATCGTGACGGAATGTGGAGTGAAACTTTGCATTCCATATTACAACATCATGGAATTCACAATATAGATGTAGAAGATATTCGACCATTTGTGAATATTGGCTTTACTTGGCACTCTCCTGAAACTCCCCATAGTTTATTGTTGAATGGGAAAACATGGTGGGAGTATATGAATGAATATTTTGCAGAAATATATGAAAAAGTAGGAATAAATAGAACTCAGGCAATAAAATATGCTTCCCAAGTCCAGAATGAATATAAAGACTTAGAAAAATGGCATTTATATGATGATGTAATTTCTACTTTGCAAGATGCAATTACAAATAATTATAAAAATATAATTCTCTCAAATCATATACCTGAACTGCACGAAATTATAGACAAACTAAATATTACAAAATACTTTGAAGGCATATATACATCGGGGAAAATTGGACATGAGAAACCAAGCCTCAAATTTTATGATTATGTCATCAATGATTTAAATATTGAAAAGAAAGAATGTGTAATGATAGGTGACAGCTATCATGCTGATATTGCTGGAGCATTGCGGGCGGATATACAAGCAATTTTAGTCAGGAAGCCTAATGATAAAAATTATAAACTTTATAGTCAAGATTTCAGAGAGATACTAAAAATAATTAGAAAAATTTCAACTATCTAA